One Nocardioides oleivorans DNA segment encodes these proteins:
- a CDS encoding VOC family protein, translated as MGELTPYLCVADARAAIEWYVDVLGAEVVLDPIVMDDGRVGHVELAVGPGRWMMSDEFDSAGVAAPDTSRGACVSLHLKVDDVDATCARVVASGVVLDRGPEDSPPAGRVAVFRDPFGHRWFLNQPLG; from the coding sequence ATGGGTGAGCTGACGCCGTACCTCTGCGTCGCCGACGCGCGTGCCGCGATCGAGTGGTACGTCGACGTGCTGGGCGCCGAGGTCGTCCTCGACCCGATCGTCATGGACGACGGCCGGGTCGGCCACGTCGAGCTCGCCGTCGGCCCGGGTCGCTGGATGATGTCGGACGAGTTCGACTCGGCCGGGGTGGCGGCGCCCGACACCTCCCGCGGTGCGTGCGTCTCGCTCCACCTCAAGGTCGACGACGTCGACGCCACTTGTGCCCGCGTCGTCGCTTCGGGGGTGGTCCTCGACCGCGGCCCCGAGGACAGCCCGCCCGCCGGCCGGGTCGCGGTCTTCCGGGACCCCTTCGGGCACCGCTGGTTCCTCAACCAGCCGCTCGGCTGA
- a CDS encoding biotin transporter BioY, which yields MSTRRNPGTDIALIAAFAALIAACALLPAIKVAGPVPITLQTFAVLLSGAVLGSRRGFLAVLLYVAGGAAGLPIFSGGAAGLAVLTGPTAGYLVGFVFAAALCGAIVERLPRRSLVSPIAIFVAGLVSSGLFIHTLGMAGLVLRADVTWAQAWDIDKIFWIGDALKNVAMALVATAVHRAFPDLLARPATVPAEAQPQGTPAA from the coding sequence ATGAGCACTCGTCGCAACCCCGGCACCGACATCGCCCTGATCGCCGCGTTCGCCGCGCTCATCGCGGCCTGTGCGCTGCTCCCCGCGATCAAGGTCGCGGGCCCGGTCCCGATCACGCTGCAGACCTTCGCGGTGCTGCTCTCGGGCGCGGTGCTCGGCAGCCGTCGCGGCTTCCTCGCCGTGCTGCTGTACGTCGCCGGCGGCGCCGCCGGACTGCCGATCTTCTCCGGCGGGGCGGCCGGCCTCGCGGTGCTGACCGGCCCGACCGCGGGCTACCTCGTCGGGTTCGTCTTCGCCGCCGCCCTCTGCGGTGCGATCGTCGAGCGGCTCCCCCGCCGCTCCCTCGTCAGCCCGATCGCGATCTTCGTCGCCGGCCTGGTCAGCTCGGGGCTGTTCATCCACACGCTCGGCATGGCGGGCCTCGTGCTGCGCGCCGACGTCACCTGGGCCCAGGCGTGGGACATCGACAAGATCTTCTGGATCGGCGACGCGCTGAAGAACGTCGCGATGGCGCTCGTCGCCACCGCCGTGCACCGCGCCTTCCCCGACCTGCTCGCCCGGCCGGCCACCGTCCCCGCCGAGGCGCAGCCCCAGGGCACGCCCGCCGCGTGA
- a CDS encoding energy-coupling factor ABC transporter ATP-binding protein has protein sequence MSEIRLEQVTVTVPTHDGDREILHETTLRLTERRVALIGPNGSGKSTLARLVNGLVPATTGRVVVDGLDVAREGRDVRRRVGFMFTDPAAQLVMPTAREDVALSLRRVVKDKADRLARADQVLADHGLEGFGDRSVHALSGGEGQLLALAGVLATEPSILVADEPTTLLDLGNSRRIGELLLGLPQQVVIVTHDLELAARCDRALLVRHGRVELDGDPADVVEHYRRSA, from the coding sequence GTGAGCGAGATCCGCCTCGAGCAGGTCACCGTCACGGTCCCGACCCACGACGGCGACCGCGAGATCCTGCACGAGACGACGCTCCGGCTCACCGAGCGACGGGTAGCCCTGATCGGCCCCAACGGCTCGGGCAAGTCCACCCTCGCCCGGCTCGTGAACGGCCTCGTCCCCGCGACCACCGGCCGAGTCGTCGTCGACGGCCTCGACGTGGCGCGGGAGGGACGCGACGTACGGCGCCGGGTGGGCTTCATGTTCACCGACCCAGCCGCGCAGCTGGTGATGCCGACGGCGCGCGAGGACGTCGCCCTCTCGCTGCGCCGCGTCGTCAAGGACAAGGCCGACCGGCTCGCCAGGGCCGATCAGGTGCTCGCGGACCACGGGCTCGAGGGCTTCGGTGACCGCAGCGTGCACGCGCTGTCCGGCGGCGAGGGCCAGCTGCTCGCTCTCGCCGGCGTGCTCGCGACCGAGCCGTCGATCCTCGTGGCCGACGAGCCGACCACGCTGCTCGACCTCGGCAACAGCCGGCGGATCGGCGAGCTGCTGCTCGGCCTCCCCCAGCAGGTCGTCATCGTCACCCACGACCTCGAGCTCGCCGCTCGCTGCGACCGGGCGCTGCTGGTGCGCCACGGCCGGGTGGAGCTCGACGGAGACCCGGCCGACGTGGTCGAGCACTACCGGCGGTCGGCGTGA
- a CDS encoding CbiQ family ECF transporter T component, which translates to MSAQLLGLHQPGTTLLHRLPAGAKLLGLMVTSLVVVVVRGPGSALAFLAVAAVLLVWSGARLGLTLRAMRWLLVTAAILGAWTVWQNGWPRAVEVVGDLVALILLATTLTVTTPVDEVLDAVARGLQPFRRVGVDPEAVALAFSLMLRAIPTTIMLAEESRDAALARGLERSPRARLIPFVIRVVARARDTGDALHARGIGD; encoded by the coding sequence GTGAGCGCCCAGCTGCTCGGACTGCACCAGCCCGGTACGACGCTCCTGCACCGGCTGCCGGCCGGCGCGAAGCTGCTCGGCCTGATGGTCACCAGCCTCGTCGTGGTCGTCGTACGCGGGCCGGGGTCGGCGCTCGCCTTCCTCGCGGTCGCCGCCGTGCTGCTCGTGTGGTCCGGCGCCCGGCTGGGGCTGACCCTCCGGGCGATGCGGTGGCTGCTCGTGACCGCCGCCATCCTCGGCGCGTGGACGGTCTGGCAGAACGGCTGGCCGCGCGCGGTCGAGGTCGTCGGCGACCTGGTCGCGCTGATCCTGCTCGCGACCACGCTGACCGTGACGACCCCGGTCGACGAGGTGCTCGACGCGGTGGCGCGCGGGCTCCAGCCGTTCCGGCGGGTCGGGGTCGATCCCGAGGCCGTGGCCCTCGCCTTCTCGTTGATGCTCCGGGCGATCCCGACCACGATCATGCTGGCCGAGGAGTCGCGCGACGCCGCCCTCGCACGCGGTCTCGAGCGCTCGCCCCGAGCCCGGTTGATCCCCTTCGTGATCCGCGTCGTCGCCCGCGCCCGCGACACCGGCGACGCGCTCCACGCGCGCGGGATCGGCGACTGA
- a CDS encoding amidase yields MSLHDLTALEQGDAVSRGEVSPLELVEHYVARADHVGAFITTTSDQARDHARRLADTGRPTDAGPLWGVPTGIKDLHPTAGVRTTFGSAAYDDFVPDASDNVVLSVEAAGMPSLGKTNTPEFGSPCYTEPDVAPAAVTPWDTTRTAGGSSGGAGAAVAAGLLPVAPGSDGGGSIRIPASCCGIVGLKPSRGRVSGAPMYGDPIGLATPGTLARTVRDAAALLDVLEGRRVGDPFWAPEPTTSFLDACDREPGRLRVARFIAPVIADVSVDPSSVTAWEAASTLLEELGHDVEDVPVPIPPAAVADFETCWAVLTALSPAPPGREDRLRPLTRWLGERGRAVSGPELGLAIGSLRRHAAAALAALAPYDVVLTPTLARPPALVGELRDDADPARDFARQKEFTPWTSAWNVTGMPAVSLPLHRTDDDLPVGVMLAARPAEEELLLALSAQVEEAAPWVDRRPPGW; encoded by the coding sequence GTGAGCCTCCACGACCTGACCGCGCTCGAGCAGGGCGACGCCGTGAGCCGCGGCGAGGTGTCGCCGCTCGAGCTCGTCGAGCACTACGTCGCTCGCGCCGACCACGTCGGCGCCTTCATCACCACCACCTCCGACCAGGCGCGCGACCACGCCCGCCGGCTCGCCGACACGGGACGCCCCACGGACGCAGGTCCGCTGTGGGGCGTCCCGACCGGCATCAAGGACCTCCACCCGACGGCGGGCGTCCGCACCACCTTCGGCTCGGCGGCGTACGACGACTTCGTCCCCGACGCCTCCGACAACGTCGTCCTCTCCGTCGAGGCCGCCGGGATGCCGAGCCTGGGCAAGACGAACACGCCGGAGTTCGGGTCGCCCTGCTACACCGAGCCCGACGTGGCCCCGGCCGCCGTCACGCCGTGGGACACCACCCGCACCGCCGGCGGCTCGTCGGGCGGCGCCGGCGCTGCGGTCGCCGCGGGCCTGCTGCCCGTCGCCCCCGGCTCCGACGGCGGGGGCTCGATCCGGATCCCGGCGTCCTGCTGCGGCATCGTCGGCCTGAAGCCGAGCCGTGGCAGGGTCAGCGGCGCGCCGATGTACGGCGACCCGATCGGGCTCGCCACGCCCGGCACCCTCGCCCGCACGGTCCGCGACGCCGCCGCCCTCCTCGACGTCCTGGAGGGCCGCCGCGTCGGGGATCCCTTCTGGGCGCCGGAGCCGACCACCTCGTTCCTCGACGCGTGCGACCGCGAGCCCGGCCGGCTCCGAGTCGCCCGCTTCATCGCGCCCGTGATCGCCGACGTCTCCGTCGATCCTTCCAGCGTCACGGCGTGGGAGGCCGCCTCCACGCTGCTCGAGGAGCTCGGGCACGACGTCGAGGACGTGCCGGTCCCGATCCCGCCCGCGGCGGTGGCCGACTTCGAGACCTGCTGGGCCGTGCTGACCGCCCTGTCCCCGGCGCCGCCCGGGCGCGAGGACCGGCTGCGCCCGCTCACTCGCTGGCTCGGCGAGCGCGGTCGTGCCGTCAGCGGGCCGGAGCTCGGCCTCGCCATCGGCAGCCTGCGCCGCCACGCGGCCGCAGCCCTCGCCGCACTGGCGCCGTACGACGTCGTCCTCACCCCCACCCTCGCGCGCCCGCCCGCCCTGGTCGGCGAGCTGCGCGACGACGCCGACCCGGCCCGCGACTTCGCCCGGCAGAAGGAGTTCACGCCGTGGACGAGCGCGTGGAACGTCACCGGGATGCCGGCGGTGTCGCTCCCGCTCCACCGGACCGACGACGACCTCCCCGTCGGCGTGATGCTCGCCGCCCGGCCGGCCGAGGAGGAGCTGCTGCTCGCGCTGTCGGCCCAGGTCGAGGAGGCGGCCCCGTGGGTGGACAGGCGGCCGCCCGGCTGGTGA